A portion of the Paenibacillus sp. PvR098 genome contains these proteins:
- a CDS encoding helix-turn-helix transcriptional regulator: MLYNEHRRKNELYLETIAQYTAISKYHFHRLFHSNVGMTLTSYIRRRRLSNAASELITTERRILEIALDYQFESQEAFTRAFKKLFHMTPGQYQCNGECMNHTTSTCGFLLLLQCDCTIYRILL, from the coding sequence ATGCTATATAATGAGCATAGAAGGAAGAATGAACTCTACCTTGAAACGATTGCTCAATATACAGCGATCTCGAAATATCATTTTCACCGATTATTTCACTCTAATGTGGGTATGACACTGACGAGCTACATCCGCAGAAGGAGACTATCGAATGCGGCTAGTGAACTCATCACCACCGAGCGGCGTATTCTGGAAATCGCGTTGGATTATCAATTTGAATCTCAGGAGGCATTTACCCGTGCCTTTAAAAAATTGTTTCATATGACGCCTGGTCAATATCAGTGTAACGGAGAGTGCATGAACCACACGACATCAACGTGTGGTTTCTTACTTTTATTGCAGTGCGATTGTACCATTTATCGAATATTACTTTGA